The proteins below are encoded in one region of Apium graveolens cultivar Ventura chromosome 4, ASM990537v1, whole genome shotgun sequence:
- the LOC141717164 gene encoding putative ubiquitin-conjugating enzyme E2 38, which translates to MDVNANSQSSLSTDLNHPQVAIAEKLGNSSSIVGSTSEECLVSDNIHGSASDMLYDGDGSDGEDVDGDDVGDDDYDEQYDDLYDDNDYDYMFDNSDDENNKKKQKVSDDDYLSMQLQFDNVDLPTGVEASVPDFANIDTKASASRRRAIPANFSSNAKEGTEKELDAVQKYLTFKRFDIVDDFSDHRYLKTLHGTQPTPAWKKKIQDEWKILQNNLPDTIYVRVCEGRMDLLRAVIIGPTGTPYHDGLFVFDIHFPSNYPSVPPLVTYHSGGLRINPNLYNSGKVCLSLLNTWQGQGNEKWLPNKSTMLQVLVSIQALILNAEPYFNEPGFHRVKENMKSSKKYSEDAFILSLRTMMYTLKNPPKHFEDFVTGHFRVWGRVILIACRAYMEGAVLGSDVKGKIEDSDKADVSQLQGFKKDVATILNKLVESFVGNGSTDCEDLRLAD; encoded by the exons GTGGCAATTGCTGAAAAACTCGGGAATTCTAGTAGCATTGTAGGATCAACATCTGAAGAATGTCTTGTGTCAGATAATATTCATGGTTCTGCCTCAGATATGTTGTATGATGGTGATGGCAGCGACGGTGAGGACGTTGATGGGGATGACGTTGGCGATGATGATTATGATGAACAATATGATGATCTCTATGATGATAATGATTATGATTACATGTTTGATAACAGTGATGACGAGAATAACAAGAAAAAACAAAAAGTTAGTGATGATGATTATTTGAGTATGCAATTACAGTTTGACAATGTAGATTTACCTACCGGGGTAGAAGCTTCAGTTCCTGATTTTGCAAATATAGACACCAAGGCTTCTGCTTCAAGGCGTAGAGCAATACCTGCAAACTTCAGTTCTAATGCAAAGGAAGGCACAGAGAAAGAACTTGATGCCGTACAGAAGTATCTGACCTTTAAGAGATTTGATATTGTTGATGATTTTTCGGATCATCGTTACCTTAAAACTTTACATGGAACTCAG CCCACACCAGCTTGGAAAAAGAAAATCCAAGATGAGTGGAAAATTTTGCAGAACAACTTGCCTG ATACAATATATGTTCGAGTGTGCGAGGGGAGGATGGATCTTTTGCGGGCTGTCATCATTGGGCCAACAGGCACCCCCTACCATGATGGGCTTTTTGTCTTTGATATTCACTTTCCCTCCAACTATCCTAGTGTACCACCT CTAGTTACATATCATTCTGGAGGGCTTCGAATAAATCCAAACCTGTACAACAGTGGAAAAGTCTGCCTTAGCCTTCTGAACACTTGGCAAGGTCAAGGGAATGAGAAATGGTTACCGAACAAATCAACGATGCTGCAGGTTTTGGTGTCTATACAAGCTCTGATACTGAATGCAGAACCCTACTTTAACGAGCCCGGATTTCATCGTGTAAAAGAGAATATGAAAAGTTCCAAGAAGTACAGTGAAGATGCGTTCATACTTTCCTTGAGAACAATGATGTATACCCTTAAAAATCCCCCAAAG CATTTTGAAGATTTTGTTACTGGTCATTTTCGTGTTTGGGGACGTGTTATTTTAATTGCTTGCAGAGCTTACATGGAGGGGGCTGTTCTAGGTTCAGATGTCAAAGGCAAAATTGAGGATTCAGACAAGGCTGACGTGAGCCAGCTGCAAGGATTCAAGAAAGATGTAGCTACAATATTGAATAAGCTTGTGGAAAGCTTTGTTGGAAATGGATCGACAGACTGTGAGGATCTCCGTCTTGCAGACTGA
- the LOC141717163 gene encoding uncharacterized protein LOC141717163 has product MASGSSSDRVNLGSKRFYDFGNDDILSSHQNYPNSQASNGDHPVINTNNPAKELQKSRMANSSAFPASTYSLAEESYKQDLSAIVESTVKKYVDNLMRFLEGISSRLSQLELYCYNLEKSIGEMRSELARDNGEADSKLKFLEKHLLEVHRSVQILRDKQELTGTHKELAKLQLTQKESSSSVHSQQSERASPPASGARKNDDTSDMHGQQLALALPNQMSSQPLHPTRPVEQRQQPTMVPQGIVPSQGYYIHSVQLSTVPSMQQTHGPHLPSDSQFRTSPQPLQTQVNQTPQNHSPIQFQQQWSQQLPQQNQPQQQISLQSQVRPSQLAVYSPYMHGQAANFSTPETLLNSLPRKMSFSTISQPTSSHPEAMSYGYLGVSRPVQPQSPQQHLKTTFGPQPGDGYVNSGPYSTLSLGNTYVMYDGESGTPSHLPQSHIQQSNYSQNQQQPNATNPMVRPPQIMRNNHPYSELFEKLVSMGYRGDQIVTVIQRLEQSGQPVDFNVVLDRLNALNPGSSQRAWSG; this is encoded by the exons ATGGCTTCAGGGTCATCCTCGGATCGAGTAAATTTGGGTTCAAAAAGGTTCTACGATTTTGGCAACGATGACATTCTTTCCTCTCACCAAAATTACCCAAATTCCCAGGCATCTAATGGGGATCACCCTGTTATCAATACTAACAATCCTGCAAAG GAATTGCAGAAAAGTAGAATGGCAAATTCATCAGCATTCCCTGCTTCCACTTATAGTCTAGCAGAAGAATCATATAAGCAAGATTTGTCTGCCATTGTTGAAAGCACGGTAAAGAAATATGTTGACAATCTGATGCGCTTTCTCGAGGGAATCAGTTCTAGACTATCGCAGCTCGAATTATACTGCTACAATCTAGAAAAATCTATTGGAGAAATGCGTTCTGAGTTAGCTCGCGATAATGGAGAAGCAGATTCAAAACTGAAATTTCTCGAGAAGCATCTGCTAGAG GTCCATAGGTCCGTACAGATCCTAAGAGACAAACAGGAGCTTACCGGAACCCACAAAGAACTAGCAAAGCTTCAGCTTACACAGAAGGAATCCAGTTCTTCAGTCCATTCCCAGCAAAGTGAGAGAGCTTCACCCCCTGCTTCTGGTGCAAGAAAGAATGACGACACATCAGATATGCATGGACAACAACTAGCTCTTGCATTACCCAATCAAATGTCTTCCCAACCTTTACATCCCACCAGACCTGTGGAGCAACGCCAGCAGCCAACAATGGTACCTCAGGGTATTGTTCCATCCCAAGGTTATTATATACACTCAGTGCAGCTTTCAACTGTACCATCTATGCAACAGACACATGGTCCACATCTACCATCTGATTCTCAGTTTCGAACTTCACCACAGCCCCTACAAACTCAAGTGAATCAGACGCCACAAAACCATTCACCAATTCAGTTTCAGCAACAGTGGTCCCAGCAGTTACCTCAGCAGAATCAACCCCAACAACAAATATCCTTGCAGTCCCAGGTTAGGCCGTCACAGCTTGCCGTTTATTCTCCTTATATGCATGGTCAAGCAGCAAATTTTTCTACCCCAGAAACCCTCCTAAACAGCCTGCCAAGAAAAATGTCGTTTTCAACAATTTCTCAACCCACTTCAAGCCACCCAGAAGCAATGTCTTATGGGTATCTTGGTGTGAGTAGACCAGTTCAGCCGCAGTCTCCACAGCAGCATTTAAAGACTACTTTTGGACCACAGCCAGGAGATGGATATGTCAATTCTGGACCCTACTCTACACTATCCTTGGGAAATACTTATGTGATGTATGATGGTGAAAGCGGGACACCGTCGCATCTGCCTCAGTCTCATATCCAGCAAAGTAATTACTCGCAAAACCAGCAACAACCCAATGCCACAAACCCGATGGTTCGCCCTCCACAAATCATGCGGAACAACCATCCTTACAGTGAACTGTTTGAGAAATTAGTTAGCATGGGATACAGGGGAGATCAAATTGTAACTGTAATCCAGAGGCTAGAGCAAAGTGGCCAACCTGTTGATTTTAATGTCGTGCTTGATCGCTTGAATGCACTCAATCCGGGAAGTTCTCAGAGGGCATGGTCTGGTTAA